A single Cannabis sativa cultivar Pink pepper isolate KNU-18-1 chromosome 7, ASM2916894v1, whole genome shotgun sequence DNA region contains:
- the LOC133029291 gene encoding trihelix transcription factor GT-3b-like: MEGHHHHLHHHHHQQQQQQFHHLLPQQLQQNSNNNNNNNNNSSVSLDVTDRFPQWSLQETKELLIIRAEFDQTFMETKRNKLLWEVISNRMKEKGFNRSPEQCKCKWKNLVTRYKGCETMEAEVVRQQFPFYNEVQAIFSARIQMRSMWAEPELGSVGGGGGGLKKQKGVMIMSSDDELEDINNNNIIVHDNIDHVISEEGEQKGNINNSSGTILRSNNKKMKSSNKVMISDHVGSSGSSSSGIVNNVREILEDFMKQQMAMETQWREAFEAREEERRLKELEWRQTMEALENERLLMERRWREREEQRRIREEARADKRDALITALLNKLTRDHDL; the protein is encoded by the exons ATGGAGGGTCATCATCACCATCttcatcaccatcatcatcaacaacaacaacaacagtttcatcatcttcttcctcaACAGTTGCAAcagaatagtaataataataataataataataacaatagcaGTGTAAGCTTAGATGTAACAGATAGATTTCCTCAATGGAGTTTACAAGAAACGAAGGAGTTACTAATCATCAGAGCCGAGTTCGATCAAACTTTCATGGAAACCAAACGAAATAAACTCCTTTGGGAAGTTATTTCAAATAGAATGAAAGAAAAGGGTTTTAATCGCAGCCCTGAACAGTGCAAGTGCAAGTGGAAAAATCTTGTCACTAGATACAag GGGTGTGAAACTATGGAGGCTGAAGTAGTGAGGCAACAATTTCCTTTTTACAATGAAGTTCAAGCGATTTTCTCGGCGCGAATACAGATGAGATCGATGTGGGCAGAGCCAGAATTAGGATCAGTTGGAGGAGGTGGTGGTGGATTGAAGAAGCAAAAAGGGGTAATGATAATGTCATCGGATGATGAATTAGAAGATATTAATAACAATAACATTATTGTTCATGATAATATTGATCATGTTATTAGTGAAGAAGGAGAACAAAAGGGTAACATTAATAATAGTAGTGGAACAATTTTGAGGAGTAATAATAAGAAGATGAAGAGTAGTAATAAGGTTATGATTAGTGATCATGTTGGTAGTAGTGGTAGTAGTAGTAGTGGTATTGTTAATAATGTGAGAGAGATATTGGAGGATTTTATGAAGCAACAAATGGCAATGGAGACACAATGGAGAGAAGCTTTTGAGGCAAGAGAAGAGGAAAGGAGATTGAAGGAGTTGGAGTGGAGACAAACAATGGAGGCTTTGGAGAATGAGAGGTTGTTAATGGAGAGaagatggagagagagagaggaacaGAGAAGGATTAGAGAAGAAGCTAGGGCTGACAAGAGAGATGCTCTTATCACTGCTCTTTTGAATAAGCTTACACGAGATCATGATCTTTAA